A single genomic interval of Lathyrus oleraceus cultivar Zhongwan6 chromosome 7, CAAS_Psat_ZW6_1.0, whole genome shotgun sequence harbors:
- the LOC127102354 gene encoding uncharacterized protein LOC127102354, which yields MQNVVHRQEEKRQANPGANVNVNATNPIMGNGFLIVTQAHAEGMPTNLNAAHTYHVPIHGGSRAGTEDHDGDFFMPRNESVCEPFGPPQTELERKLKMMYERVRAIESPNTFGLEAADMCLVLGVKIPVKFKVPTFEKYYGTTCPKTHIRSYCRKMAAYLGDEKLLIHFFQDNLSGASLEWYMQLGRSHVRSWRELAEAFLKHYQYNTDMAPNRTQLQSLTQKSEESFKEYAQRWRDLAARVQPPMLEKELVDMFMGTLQGPYLDRLIGSTSASFSDLVVARERIKNGLKTGKIQGPDVASNGTTKPYSVFPKKKEGETNAASTFKGKGKAYQTPYYQVAKVTPNKYQQ from the coding sequence ATGCAAAATGTCGTTCACCGACAAGAAGAGAAACGCCAGGCTAACCCAGGAGCCAATGTCAATGTGAACGCTACCAATCCCATCATGGGAAATGGGTTTCTGATTGTCACTCAGGCCCATGCTGAAGGGATGCCTACCAATCTGAATGCTGCTCACACTTACCATGTCCCTATCCATGGGGGTTCTCGAGCTGGTACAGAGGACCACGATGGAGACTTCTTCATGCCCAGGAATGAATCGGTGTGCGAGCCTTTTGGACCACCACAGACCGAACTTGAAAGGAAACTCAAAATGATGTACGAAAGAGTCCGAGCCATTGAAAGTCCTAACACCTTCGGGCTGGAAGCTGCTGACATGTGCTTAGTCCTAGGGGTCAAGATCCcagttaaattcaaagtacctaCCTTCGAGAAGTATTACGGGACTACCTGTCCCAAGACCCATATCAGGTCCTACTGTAGGAAAATGGCGGCTTATTTAGGAGACGAAAAGCTACTGATACATTTCTTCCAAGACAATCTCAGCGGagcatccctggaatggtacatgcAGCTTGGACGCTCGCATGTGCGTTCTTGGAGAGAGTTAGCTGAAGCTTTCTTGAAGCACTACCAGTATAACACCGACATGGCGCCTAATAGGACACAACTTCAAAGTTTGACTCAGAAATCTGAAGAATCCTTCAAAGAATATGCACAGCGTTGGAGGGACCTAGCTGCTAGGGTCCAGCCTCCCATGCTTGAGAAGGAACTGGTTGATATGTTCATGGGTACACTCCAAGGCCCATACCTGGACCGACTGATAGGAAGTACTTCTGCCAGCTTCTCTGATCTCGTTGTTGCTAGAGAACGGATCAAGAACGGTCTGAAGACTGGAAAAATCCAAGGTCCTGATGTTGCTTCTAATGGGACAACGAAACCCTATAGTGTTTTTCCCAAGAAAAAGGAGGGAGAAACCAATGCTGCGTCAACCTTCAAGGGGAAAGGTAAAGCTTACCAAACCCCATACTATCAAGTTGCAAAAGTGACTCCCAACAAATATCAACAATAG